A region of Maribacter algicola DNA encodes the following proteins:
- a CDS encoding Pycsar system effector family protein has product MADILQHTKNHVTALLSNELDPNYLYHNLRHTQRVVKSTKEISKACALSDEEKEVLEIAAWFHDTGYTFATKDHEKNSCIIATKFLENQGYDSDLISKVNRYIMATEKDAVPNSIEEKILRDADASHFAQTSYLETSELLREELKLLNLADYTYKDWVDLNISVLGNQHRYYTDYAKENWQEKKDDNLKKLIKEKKSIKNIAKKEKLKAKFKGESPDRGIQTLFRVTLRNHLTLSDIADTKANILLSVNAIIISLALSNLIPKLDNPSNDYLIYPTAIFVLFSIVSMILAVLATRPNVTSGEFTKDDVAKRKVNLLFFGNFHKMDLADYEWAINELVKDKDYIYSSLTKDLYFLGLVLNKKYKLLRWTYTTFMIGMIISVIAFALSFKFFGPERQLQDLVTQTLFF; this is encoded by the coding sequence ATGGCGGATATTCTTCAGCATACCAAAAATCACGTTACGGCCTTACTGTCCAATGAGCTAGATCCAAACTATCTCTACCACAATTTAAGGCATACCCAACGTGTTGTTAAAAGTACTAAAGAAATCTCTAAAGCCTGTGCCCTATCGGATGAGGAAAAAGAAGTATTGGAAATTGCTGCCTGGTTTCATGACACCGGGTATACTTTTGCGACAAAGGATCATGAAAAGAATAGCTGCATCATTGCGACAAAATTTCTTGAGAACCAAGGATATGATTCTGACCTGATTTCCAAAGTAAACAGATACATCATGGCAACGGAAAAAGATGCGGTGCCCAATTCCATTGAGGAAAAAATCCTTAGGGACGCAGATGCCTCGCACTTTGCGCAAACAAGCTATTTGGAAACATCCGAATTATTACGGGAAGAACTTAAATTATTGAATCTTGCAGACTATACCTATAAAGACTGGGTAGACCTAAATATAAGTGTGCTAGGCAATCAACATCGATATTATACGGATTACGCCAAGGAAAATTGGCAAGAGAAAAAGGATGACAATCTTAAGAAGCTCATAAAAGAGAAAAAATCCATCAAGAACATTGCAAAAAAAGAAAAGTTAAAGGCAAAATTCAAAGGAGAAAGTCCAGATAGGGGGATACAGACCCTTTTTCGCGTTACGTTAAGAAACCACCTTACCTTGAGTGATATTGCAGATACCAAGGCAAACATTTTACTATCGGTCAACGCTATTATCATCTCCTTGGCTTTGTCCAACCTAATACCAAAATTGGACAATCCTTCCAACGATTATCTCATATATCCAACCGCCATTTTTGTATTGTTCAGCATTGTCTCCATGATATTGGCCGTTTTGGCCACCCGACCCAATGTTACCAGTGGCGAATTCACAAAGGACGATGTAGCCAAAAGAAAGGTCAACCTACTATTCTTTGGAAATTTTCACAAAATGGACCTTGCAGATTATGAATGGGCCATCAATGAATTGGTTAAAGACAAGGATTATATATATTCCTCCTTGACTAAGGATCTCTATTTTTTGGGACTTGTATTGAACAAAAAATACAAATTGCTACGTTGGACCTACACCACCTTTATGATTGGTATGATCATTTCAGTCATAGCTTTTGCTTTGTCCTTTAAATTTTTTGGTCCGGAAAGACAACTACAGGATTTGGTAACCCAGACCTTATTCTTCTAA
- a CDS encoding vanadium-dependent haloperoxidase yields the protein MLKKVSAILLVLVFLSCSQEKPQSNEPINVTAEDLHTSIDKVVEIMIHDIFSPPVASRIFAYPNIAAYEIIAQVNPEYNSLAGQVNELTPIPKIDSLPNINPNLAALIAHMNISKQLIFSEDKFNVLQDSLFASWETTNKIEFEASKAYGEKVAEHIKTWMGKDNYSQTRTMPKFTVDTDDPARWQPTPPAYMDGIEPHWNKIRPFFLDSAAQFKPAPPPAFSMDKNSQFYKELLEVYETSNRITAVGDESEEVAIAKFWDCNPYVSVTRGHLMFATKKITPGAHWIGITKIACRKTESDFQKSVYAYTKTSMAIADAFISCWDEKYRSNLIRPETLINQHIDENWVPILQTPPFPEYTSGHSVVSGAAATALTDIFGDDFSFDDDTELPYGLPIRSFTSFNQAADEAAISRMYGGIHYRAAVEVGVGQGRELGALLIDKINMKSVKSVAANQE from the coding sequence ATGTTAAAGAAAGTTTCGGCCATTTTGCTTGTTTTGGTTTTCCTTTCCTGTTCACAGGAAAAACCACAAAGCAATGAACCGATCAATGTAACGGCAGAGGATTTACATACCTCCATTGATAAGGTGGTAGAGATCATGATTCATGATATATTTTCTCCACCAGTGGCCAGTAGAATATTCGCATACCCAAATATCGCTGCCTATGAAATCATAGCACAGGTAAACCCGGAATATAATTCATTGGCCGGACAGGTAAATGAGCTTACCCCAATACCTAAAATAGACTCACTCCCCAATATAAATCCTAATTTGGCCGCATTGATCGCCCACATGAACATTAGCAAGCAGTTGATTTTTTCGGAGGATAAATTCAACGTTTTGCAGGACAGTCTCTTTGCCTCATGGGAAACTACGAACAAAATCGAGTTCGAGGCGTCCAAGGCCTACGGGGAAAAAGTAGCGGAACATATAAAAACATGGATGGGGAAGGACAATTATAGCCAAACCCGCACCATGCCCAAGTTTACGGTGGACACGGATGATCCGGCAAGGTGGCAGCCCACCCCGCCCGCTTACATGGATGGTATAGAACCGCATTGGAACAAGATACGTCCTTTCTTTTTGGACTCGGCGGCTCAATTCAAACCGGCACCTCCACCAGCATTTTCCATGGACAAAAATTCCCAATTCTATAAAGAACTTTTGGAGGTATATGAAACCAGTAACAGGATTACCGCTGTTGGTGACGAATCCGAGGAGGTAGCCATAGCTAAGTTTTGGGATTGTAATCCCTACGTATCCGTTACCCGTGGACATCTGATGTTTGCTACCAAAAAAATCACTCCAGGTGCGCATTGGATCGGAATTACAAAGATAGCCTGTAGAAAAACCGAAAGTGATTTTCAGAAATCGGTGTACGCATATACCAAAACCTCCATGGCAATCGCAGATGCCTTTATAAGCTGCTGGGACGAGAAATACAGAAGTAATCTCATTCGACCGGAAACATTGATCAATCAGCACATTGACGAAAACTGGGTTCCCATTTTGCAAACACCACCCTTTCCTGAATATACTAGCGGACATAGTGTAGTCTCCGGAGCGGCCGCAACGGCCCTGACGGATATTTTTGGGGACGATTTCAGCTTTGATGACGATACGGAACTACCGTACGGGCTTCCCATAAGAAGCTTTACCTCATTCAACCAAGCTGCGGATGAGGCTGCCATCAGCAGAATGTACGGAGGAATTCACTATAGGGCCGCCGTAGAAGTGGGTGTGGGACAAGGTCGAGAACTAGGTGCATTGCTTATCGACAAAATAAATATGAAAAGCGTCAAATCCGTTGCGGCAAATCAAGAGTAG
- a CDS encoding metallophosphoesterase: protein MRKYTTAFLLLCLITGCATYKSKYADVRDAEDIQIDTDVEHTFYLIGDAGLSPIGGMNPALKIFKKKLEQANGNSTAIFLGDNIYPAGLPDPKDSTIAYLTAKNHLDAQLKTLVNFKGRKLFIPGNHDWYTEGLIGLEREEDYIKEQLNDKDAFLPKNGCPIDVIEVSDALAIIVLDTEWYLTNWNRRPGINDKCEIKSREKFLLELEDAIKDYRDRTTLIAMHHPMTSYGPHGGQYSFKKHFYPKDMPVPLPGLGTFINILRRTSGASTEDMGNKRYLDLVKRVTTLAQYSDRVIFASGHEHTLQYIVENSTPQIVSGSGAKKGETRLLNGSRFSTGRMGYATLEVYTNGSSRVRYYGVDGQGNEEFLFTSAVLPPNAQKLDTIFPRIPDKELKASVYTKEEIDKSGFFKAIWGERYRSYYGREVTAPVVYIDTLFGGLTPVKKGGGHQSKSLRLRHASGKEYVMRALRKLPELYLQSMAFQDQYLMDDLKETYTKELLEDFYTGSHPYAPFTVGKLSDAVKILHTNPVLYYIPKQEALGEFNDVFGNELYMIEEHAGDGHGDLESFGYSNELKSTDSMLEDLRDDEKYIVDTDAYIRARLFDMVIGDWDRHVDQWRWAEFKEDGKIVYRPVPRDRDQAYSQMGDGILMGLATRIIPGLRLMEGFNEKIRNVKGFNSSPKTYVLDLALLSESTLEDWTKQAKFLRQRIDERVIDDAFTMFPKEVQDAGVQEIKRILLSRVESIENTAIEYFKVLNKFATVVGTDKDDWFVITRLDDQRTQVSAYRIIDGEKKQQFFDKVFYTSSTNEIWVYGLDDDDIFEVVNPNDYKGVKVRIIGGQNNDIYRIKNGRGVAVYDYKSKKNTIEGAGRTKVKLTDDYPVNTYNPLNIRSSNNQVIPTVGFNPDDGIKVGFMDTYTYNGFRQNPFTQQHTLKASYYFATSGVELQYSGEFANVFEHWNLALNTRFTTPNFAINFFGFGNDTDNLDDNLGLDYNRVRIQNFEFNPSLVWRSPLGAKFDLGFSYEAIEVEETSDRFINTFYQVNGQETGNKFVGVHGKYSYENHDNQSFPTMGMATSIALGFKENIGMANRNFGYLIPSISFDYKLIPSGRLVLATKWKGHINMGNGYEFYQAASIGGTDGLRGYRNQRFTGKASYYQNTDVRFSLRKMRTRILPSALGLFGGFDYGRVWSPGISSNEWHTSYGGGFFLNTADILNLNLALFHSEDGPRFTFGLGFGF from the coding sequence ATGAGAAAATATACTACCGCTTTTTTACTACTTTGTTTGATTACGGGTTGTGCTACCTATAAATCAAAATATGCAGATGTACGGGATGCTGAGGATATACAAATCGATACGGATGTTGAGCATACCTTTTACCTAATTGGTGATGCCGGACTCTCACCCATTGGCGGTATGAACCCTGCATTGAAAATCTTTAAAAAAAAGCTTGAACAAGCAAATGGGAACAGTACGGCCATTTTTTTGGGCGATAATATTTATCCGGCCGGTTTGCCAGATCCCAAGGACTCAACCATTGCCTATTTAACGGCAAAGAACCATTTGGATGCCCAATTGAAGACACTCGTCAATTTTAAGGGAAGAAAACTATTTATACCGGGCAATCACGATTGGTACACGGAAGGTCTCATTGGATTGGAACGGGAAGAGGATTATATCAAGGAACAACTGAATGATAAAGATGCCTTTTTACCAAAAAATGGTTGTCCCATAGACGTAATAGAAGTGAGCGATGCACTGGCCATTATTGTTTTGGACACGGAATGGTACCTCACCAACTGGAATAGGAGGCCGGGTATCAACGATAAATGTGAAATAAAAAGCAGGGAAAAATTTCTTTTGGAGCTGGAGGATGCAATAAAGGATTACAGGGATAGAACTACGTTGATCGCCATGCACCATCCCATGACAAGTTACGGCCCCCACGGTGGGCAATACTCGTTTAAAAAGCATTTTTATCCAAAAGACATGCCCGTTCCTTTGCCAGGTTTGGGAACCTTTATCAATATTTTGAGGAGGACCTCCGGGGCTTCCACAGAGGATATGGGCAATAAAAGATATTTGGACCTGGTAAAAAGGGTAACGACCTTGGCGCAATACTCGGATAGGGTCATTTTTGCCTCCGGCCATGAGCATACCTTACAATATATCGTTGAAAACAGTACGCCACAGATTGTTAGTGGTTCCGGAGCTAAAAAGGGAGAAACAAGGTTATTGAACGGATCCCGTTTTTCTACTGGGAGAATGGGGTATGCCACCTTGGAGGTTTACACCAATGGGTCTTCACGGGTTCGGTATTACGGTGTTGATGGTCAGGGGAATGAGGAATTCCTTTTTACTTCTGCAGTATTGCCCCCAAATGCACAGAAATTGGACACTATATTTCCTAGAATTCCGGATAAGGAACTAAAAGCATCCGTTTACACCAAAGAGGAAATCGATAAATCCGGTTTTTTCAAGGCGATTTGGGGAGAACGTTATCGTAGCTATTATGGCAGGGAGGTGACCGCACCCGTGGTCTATATAGATACCTTGTTCGGGGGACTTACACCCGTTAAAAAGGGAGGAGGGCATCAGTCCAAGTCCTTGCGTTTAAGACATGCTTCCGGAAAGGAATACGTCATGCGCGCCCTTCGAAAACTACCTGAACTGTATTTGCAATCCATGGCTTTTCAAGATCAGTACCTTATGGACGATTTAAAGGAAACCTATACAAAGGAACTGCTGGAGGACTTTTATACAGGTTCACATCCCTATGCCCCGTTCACGGTTGGTAAACTTTCAGATGCCGTTAAAATTCTTCACACCAATCCGGTACTTTACTATATTCCGAAACAGGAAGCACTGGGTGAGTTCAATGATGTTTTTGGAAACGAACTGTATATGATCGAGGAACATGCTGGCGATGGTCATGGGGATTTGGAGAGTTTTGGGTATTCCAATGAGTTAAAGAGTACGGATTCCATGTTGGAGGACCTTCGGGATGACGAGAAGTATATAGTGGATACCGATGCCTACATCAGGGCCAGATTGTTCGATATGGTCATAGGGGATTGGGATAGACATGTGGACCAATGGCGATGGGCCGAGTTTAAAGAGGATGGTAAAATAGTTTATAGACCCGTTCCAAGAGATCGTGACCAGGCCTATTCCCAAATGGGCGATGGCATTTTAATGGGCCTTGCCACCCGTATCATCCCGGGCCTACGCTTAATGGAAGGATTTAATGAAAAAATTAGAAACGTTAAAGGATTCAATTCCTCTCCAAAAACGTATGTACTGGATCTCGCCTTATTATCAGAAAGCACCTTGGAAGACTGGACCAAACAGGCCAAGTTTTTACGGCAAAGGATTGATGAAAGGGTTATTGACGATGCGTTTACCATGTTTCCCAAGGAGGTGCAGGATGCCGGTGTTCAAGAAATTAAAAGAATTCTACTATCAAGGGTTGAAAGTATTGAAAACACCGCTATCGAATATTTTAAAGTTTTGAACAAATTTGCCACGGTGGTGGGTACGGACAAGGATGATTGGTTCGTAATCACCCGATTGGATGACCAAAGAACCCAGGTAAGCGCCTACAGGATTATTGACGGGGAAAAGAAACAGCAGTTTTTTGATAAGGTCTTCTATACTTCCAGTACCAATGAAATTTGGGTGTATGGCTTGGATGACGATGATATTTTTGAAGTGGTAAACCCTAACGATTACAAAGGGGTAAAGGTTAGGATTATCGGGGGGCAAAACAATGATATTTACAGGATAAAAAATGGTAGGGGTGTCGCCGTATACGATTATAAAAGTAAAAAGAACACGATTGAGGGGGCTGGGAGAACTAAGGTCAAGTTAACGGACGATTATCCGGTGAATACCTATAATCCTTTAAACATTCGAAGTAGCAACAATCAGGTGATACCAACGGTAGGTTTTAATCCAGATGATGGAATCAAGGTGGGTTTTATGGATACCTATACCTACAATGGTTTCAGGCAAAACCCTTTTACCCAACAACATACTCTTAAGGCATCCTACTATTTTGCCACCAGTGGGGTAGAGTTACAGTATAGTGGGGAATTTGCCAATGTGTTCGAACATTGGAATTTGGCTTTGAATACAAGATTTACCACTCCCAATTTTGCTATTAACTTCTTTGGTTTTGGGAATGACACTGATAACTTGGACGATAATTTAGGATTGGACTACAATAGGGTACGCATTCAAAATTTTGAGTTCAACCCTTCCTTGGTATGGAGAAGTCCCCTGGGCGCAAAGTTTGACTTGGGTTTTTCCTATGAAGCCATTGAAGTAGAGGAAACTTCAGATAGATTTATCAACACCTTTTACCAAGTAAACGGTCAGGAGACCGGGAATAAATTTGTGGGCGTACATGGCAAATATTCCTATGAGAACCATGACAATCAGAGTTTTCCCACCATGGGCATGGCGACCTCCATTGCCTTGGGCTTCAAGGAGAACATTGGTATGGCCAATAGGAATTTTGGATACTTAATTCCGAGTATCTCCTTCGACTATAAATTGATTCCTAGTGGCCGACTCGTTTTGGCGACCAAGTGGAAAGGGCACATAAATATGGGGAATGGTTATGAGTTCTATCAGGCTGCCAGTATAGGGGGAACCGATGGATTACGGGGCTATCGAAACCAACGCTTTACAGGGAAGGCTTCCTATTACCAAAATACGGACGTGAGGTTTAGCCTACGTAAAATGCGCACCCGAATTTTACCATCGGCATTGGGGCTTTTTGGTGGTTTCGACTATGGTAGGGTATGGTCACCAGGAATTTCTTCCAATGAATGGCATACTTCCTATGGCGGTGGTTTTTTTCTGAACACCGCCGATATATTGAACCTGAATCTTGCCTTGTTCCATAGTGAGGACGGTCCTCGTTTTACCTTTGGACTCGGTTTTGGGTTTTAA
- a CDS encoding AraC family transcriptional regulator, producing the protein MKKSIKIILFIFLLFSLWYLFVKPSDYIINFESKSLPGTINQSIKLWGKGLKTTTTLKQEDLNHIIQTFAFSDSVHDYHWSIIPIHDSLSKVSVEIKDGNLKNSIINKLKVPFTKTDFVKRSEKTVYDFMTVLKDHVDNFKVTIEGEEETPSKFFAYVTISKEQFNKAKGMMDNTNFISDVLLKNNIQFDGLPMVEVTHWAKKTDSLTYNFGFPIKKLDTLPDLGEIKFKYLNPKPALKAIFNGNYISSDRAWYALINYAENNSISIKETPLEVFHNNPQMGGDSKTWVTEVYMPIEITSAKD; encoded by the coding sequence ATGAAAAAAAGTATAAAAATCATCCTCTTCATTTTTTTACTTTTCTCTCTATGGTACCTGTTTGTTAAACCATCTGATTACATTATCAATTTTGAGTCCAAATCACTACCGGGAACCATAAATCAATCTATAAAACTTTGGGGCAAAGGATTAAAAACTACCACCACTTTAAAGCAAGAGGACCTTAATCATATAATACAAACGTTTGCCTTTTCAGACTCAGTCCATGATTATCATTGGTCCATAATACCAATTCATGACTCACTTTCAAAAGTATCTGTAGAGATAAAGGATGGTAATCTTAAAAATAGCATCATAAATAAGCTTAAAGTGCCTTTTACGAAAACTGATTTCGTGAAGCGATCTGAAAAAACGGTCTACGACTTTATGACCGTGTTAAAAGATCATGTAGATAATTTTAAAGTGACCATTGAAGGAGAAGAAGAAACGCCTTCCAAATTTTTCGCCTATGTTACCATTTCAAAGGAACAGTTTAACAAGGCGAAGGGTATGATGGACAATACCAACTTCATTAGCGATGTTCTATTAAAAAATAATATACAATTTGATGGTCTTCCCATGGTAGAGGTTACCCATTGGGCAAAGAAAACAGATAGTCTAACCTACAACTTCGGTTTTCCAATAAAAAAATTGGACACCTTACCTGATTTAGGGGAAATCAAGTTTAAGTACCTTAATCCTAAACCTGCATTAAAGGCAATATTTAATGGAAATTACATCTCATCCGATAGGGCTTGGTATGCCTTGATCAATTATGCCGAAAATAATAGTATCAGCATAAAAGAAACCCCTCTAGAGGTCTTTCATAACAATCCCCAAATGGGAGGTGACTCCAAGACTTGGGTTACAGAGGTCTATATGCCCATTGAGATTACTTCCGCTAAAGACTAG
- a CDS encoding VCBS repeat-containing protein: protein MRIKSIAFFTLLISISCTDKNSGEVFKKVSSEQTGIKFANTLKETDDLNILDYLYFYNGGGIAIGDINNDGLPDIYLSANQLENKLYLNKGNLKFEDITEKAGVAGKSSWNTGSVMGDVNGDGLLDIYVCAVVGLNGFNGHNELFINQGDGTFIEKSAAYGLDFESYSSNAAFLDFDLDGDLDMYLLNHAVHTQDTFGNVQLRYQRNYETGDKLLRNDNGKFVDVSEEAGIFGGINGYGLGVAVSDFNMDGYPDLYIGNDFHEDDYYYLNNGDGTFTESLRINFGHTSRFSMGSDVADINHDGRPDLISLDMLPEDEKVLKSSEGDDNIQVQKLRINDYGYHYQFTRNMLYLNQPDGTFMESALASGVAASDWSWSALFGDYDQDGEQDLFISNGIPKRPNDLDYINFLSNDNVEKKINNTNLIDKKALELMPSGNIANKVFQGTSGASFLDQSTKWIPQDTLVSGATAFGDLDNDGDLDIVTNNLNSEITFYENQTNNSSNYLKLKLTYKEGNPFGIGTKVKSYANGSLQFRELYTVRGFQSSSQPIIHFGFDQLTTIDSLEIIWPDLSYQILKNVSVNQTLEVSPQNTQPYNKTNTSATKTLFTIVEDNLGIDFAHIEDSYTDFNRQKLIPYQTSDRGPATSIGDLNNDGKDDIYFGSSKFIPSQIFIQQDSSFVKMAYPNIQQDSVKEDVVSLILNPGKDSSPNLLIGTGGADFYGQAKPLTNSYYTIGPNEGSAASSQFPELYGNTSVIVPIDIDGDGDLDLFIGSQSVSGDFGRPADSYILVNDNGEYFIKNQKIFESLGMVTDAIAEDYNQDGQIDLIVIGEWMAPKFLKNNNGNFIWDDDLVSGDLTGLWQSIQSFDMDGDGDLDYLLGNWGTNSKFSASKKHPLKMYYHDFDGNGNTETIVCNYNQDAYYPIDGLNELSGQLVFLRKKFTSYAAFAGKSIEDVLGKDILDESTVLTVTNLNSGYLKNENGKFEFVAFPFEMQLAPILTFLKYDFDGDGSQEVLAGGNYFGVKPYHGRFDSFPGALINSSDDIILGNELGLKFMFKSLRHLNILRFHDQPYLLATFNNEKAQLYKILP from the coding sequence ATGAGAATTAAATCCATAGCTTTCTTTACGTTACTGATTTCTATAAGTTGTACCGATAAAAATTCAGGAGAGGTCTTTAAAAAAGTTTCTTCGGAACAGACCGGTATCAAATTTGCAAACACCCTAAAGGAAACGGATGACCTTAATATTCTGGACTATCTCTATTTCTACAATGGTGGAGGTATTGCTATAGGAGACATTAATAATGATGGGTTGCCGGACATTTATTTATCCGCCAATCAACTTGAAAATAAATTGTACCTCAACAAAGGCAATCTAAAATTCGAAGATATTACTGAGAAAGCCGGGGTAGCCGGTAAAAGCTCTTGGAACACGGGCTCAGTGATGGGCGATGTAAACGGTGACGGACTACTGGACATTTATGTTTGTGCCGTTGTTGGCCTCAATGGTTTTAACGGACATAATGAGCTTTTTATAAATCAAGGCGACGGTACATTTATTGAAAAATCTGCTGCCTATGGTTTGGATTTTGAATCCTACAGCTCTAACGCCGCTTTTTTGGATTTTGACCTGGATGGCGATTTGGACATGTATCTATTGAATCACGCCGTCCACACCCAGGATACCTTTGGCAATGTACAACTTAGATATCAACGAAATTACGAAACGGGTGATAAGTTACTCAGGAACGATAACGGGAAGTTTGTTGATGTAAGTGAGGAAGCGGGAATATTTGGAGGCATCAATGGCTACGGACTGGGCGTAGCCGTTTCGGATTTCAATATGGACGGATATCCAGACCTCTACATTGGGAATGACTTTCATGAGGATGATTATTATTACCTAAATAATGGAGATGGGACCTTTACGGAAAGTCTTAGAATAAATTTTGGCCATACTTCCAGATTTTCCATGGGTAGTGATGTCGCGGACATTAACCATGACGGTCGTCCCGATCTGATTTCCTTGGATATGTTACCTGAGGACGAAAAAGTGCTAAAATCTTCCGAAGGGGATGATAATATCCAAGTTCAAAAACTTCGTATCAACGACTATGGCTATCACTACCAATTTACCCGTAACATGCTCTACCTCAACCAACCGGACGGCACATTTATGGAAAGTGCCCTTGCAAGTGGCGTCGCCGCTTCAGATTGGAGTTGGAGCGCCCTATTTGGGGATTATGACCAAGATGGGGAACAAGATCTTTTCATAAGTAACGGGATTCCAAAACGCCCAAATGATTTGGACTACATTAATTTCTTGTCCAATGACAATGTAGAGAAGAAAATAAATAATACGAATCTCATTGATAAAAAAGCATTGGAATTAATGCCATCAGGGAATATTGCAAACAAAGTTTTTCAAGGGACCTCTGGAGCCTCTTTCCTAGACCAGTCCACGAAATGGATTCCTCAAGACACTCTTGTTTCCGGAGCAACGGCTTTTGGGGATTTGGATAACGACGGTGACTTGGACATAGTAACCAATAACCTAAACAGTGAAATTACCTTTTACGAAAACCAAACCAATAATAGTTCCAATTACCTAAAGCTAAAACTAACATACAAGGAAGGTAATCCTTTTGGCATTGGAACAAAAGTAAAATCTTATGCAAACGGCAGTTTGCAGTTCAGGGAGCTCTACACCGTTCGGGGATTTCAATCTTCTTCTCAACCTATTATTCATTTTGGATTTGACCAATTGACAACAATAGACTCATTAGAAATCATCTGGCCTGACCTATCCTACCAAATACTTAAAAATGTTTCCGTAAATCAAACCTTGGAAGTATCGCCACAAAACACCCAGCCCTATAACAAGACAAATACATCTGCTACCAAAACATTGTTCACTATTGTAGAAGACAATCTAGGTATTGATTTTGCACATATTGAAGATTCTTATACTGATTTTAATCGGCAAAAGCTAATCCCCTACCAAACCTCAGATCGTGGACCAGCAACTAGCATTGGGGATTTGAACAATGATGGTAAGGACGATATTTATTTTGGAAGTTCCAAGTTTATTCCTTCACAGATATTTATTCAACAGGACTCCAGTTTTGTAAAAATGGCCTATCCCAATATTCAACAGGACTCCGTAAAAGAAGACGTGGTCTCCCTAATTTTGAATCCGGGCAAGGATAGTTCGCCCAATTTATTAATTGGAACAGGAGGTGCCGATTTTTACGGGCAGGCAAAGCCATTGACTAACAGCTACTATACCATTGGACCCAACGAAGGTTCAGCCGCGAGTTCTCAATTTCCTGAACTGTATGGCAACACTTCGGTTATAGTACCCATTGATATTGATGGAGACGGCGATCTGGACCTATTCATCGGAAGCCAATCCGTTTCCGGAGATTTTGGAAGACCAGCGGATTCATATATACTGGTAAATGATAATGGGGAGTATTTCATAAAAAACCAAAAAATCTTTGAGTCATTGGGTATGGTTACAGATGCCATTGCAGAGGATTATAACCAAGACGGACAAATCGATTTGATTGTTATCGGTGAATGGATGGCACCAAAATTCCTTAAGAATAACAACGGCAACTTTATATGGGATGACGATTTGGTATCCGGCGATTTGACCGGTCTATGGCAAAGTATACAAAGCTTTGATATGGATGGAGACGGTGATCTTGATTATCTATTAGGCAATTGGGGCACGAATTCCAAATTTTCTGCTTCTAAAAAGCATCCATTGAAAATGTATTATCATGATTTTGATGGGAATGGCAATACGGAGACTATTGTATGTAACTACAATCAAGATGCCTATTATCCAATCGACGGACTTAATGAACTATCCGGTCAACTCGTATTCCTAAGAAAAAAATTCACGTCCTATGCCGCCTTTGCCGGTAAGTCCATTGAAGATGTACTTGGGAAAGATATCCTTGATGAATCCACGGTCCTAACCGTAACCAACTTAAACTCGGGCTATCTAAAAAATGAGAATGGAAAATTTGAGTTTGTAGCTTTTCCTTTTGAAATGCAGTTGGCCCCTATTTTGACGTTTTTAAAATATGACTTTGATGGTGATGGAAGTCAGGAAGTATTGGCCGGAGGCAACTATTTTGGTGTTAAGCCTTACCATGGTAGGTTTGATTCCTTTCCGGGGGCATTGATCAATTCCTCCGATGATATCATTTTGGGTAACGAGTTAGGGTTAAAATTCATGTTTAAATCATTAAGACACCTTAATATTCTTCGTTTTCATGACCAACCTTATTTGTTGGCCACATTCAATAACGAAAAGGCCCAACTATATAAGATACTTCCCTAA